A genomic window from Nomascus leucogenys isolate Asia chromosome 10, Asia_NLE_v1, whole genome shotgun sequence includes:
- the STX10 gene encoding syntaxin-10 isoform X4: MSLEDPFFVVRGEVQKAVNTARGLYQRWCELLQESAAVGREELDWTTNELRNGLRSIEWDLEDLEETIGIVEANPGKFKLPAGDLQERKVFVERMREAVQEMKDHMVSPTAVAFLERNNREILAGKPAAQKSPSDLLDASAVSAMSRYIEEPQATQQLIMDEQDQQLEMVSGSIQVLKHMSGRVGEELDEQACWMPSPKRWITPSPAWTGSAGSWPKYPT, from the exons ATGTCTCTCGAAGACCCCTTTTTTGTAGTCCGAGG CGAGGTGCAGAAGGCGGTGAACACGGCCCGCGGGCTGTACCAGCGCTGGTGCGAGCTCCTGCAGGAAAGCGCGGCGGTCGGACGCGAGGAGCTGGACTGGACGACCAATGAGCTGCGGAATGGCCTGCGCAGCATCGAGTGGGACCTCGAGGACCTGGAAGAGACCATCG GTATAGTGGAAGCCAACCCAGGCAAGTTCAAGCTCCCCGCCGGGGACCTGCAGGAGAGAAAGGTGTTCGTGGAGCGGATGCGAGAGGCAGTCCAG GAAATGAAGGACCATATGGTCAGCCCAACAGCCGTAGCATTTTTGGAGAGGAATAACAGAGAG ATACTGGCAGGCAAGCCAGCTGCCCAGAAGTCACCCAGCGACCTGCTGGATGCCAGCGCAGTCTCGGCCATGTCTCGCTACATCGAGGAGCcgcaggccacacagcag CTGATCATGGATGAACAGGATCAACAGCTGGAGATGGTGTCTGGGAGCATCCAGGTTCTGAAGCACATGTCCGGCCGCGTTGGGGAAGAGCTGGATGAGCAGG CATGCTGGATGCCTTCGCCCAAGAGATGGATCACACCCAGTCCCGCATGGACGGGGTCCGCAGGAAGTTGGCCAAAGTATCCCACATGA
- the STX10 gene encoding syntaxin-10 isoform X2 produces the protein MSLEDPFFVVRGEVQKAVNTARGLYQRWCELLQESAAVGREELDWTTNELRNGLRSIEWDLEDLEETIGIVEANPGKFKLPAGDLQERKVFVERMREAVQEMKDHMVSPTAVAFLERNNREILAGKPAAQKSPSDLLDASAVSAMSRYIEEPQATQQLIMDEQDQQLEMVSGSIQVLKHMSGRVGEELDEQGIMLDAFAQEMDHTQSRMDGVRRKLAKVSHMTSDRRQWCAIAVLVGVLLLVLILLFSL, from the exons ATGTCTCTCGAAGACCCCTTTTTTGTAGTCCGAGG CGAGGTGCAGAAGGCGGTGAACACGGCCCGCGGGCTGTACCAGCGCTGGTGCGAGCTCCTGCAGGAAAGCGCGGCGGTCGGACGCGAGGAGCTGGACTGGACGACCAATGAGCTGCGGAATGGCCTGCGCAGCATCGAGTGGGACCTCGAGGACCTGGAAGAGACCATCG GTATAGTGGAAGCCAACCCAGGCAAGTTCAAGCTCCCCGCCGGGGACCTGCAGGAGAGAAAGGTGTTCGTGGAGCGGATGCGAGAGGCAGTCCAG GAAATGAAGGACCATATGGTCAGCCCAACAGCCGTAGCATTTTTGGAGAGGAATAACAGAGAG ATACTGGCAGGCAAGCCAGCTGCCCAGAAGTCACCCAGCGACCTGCTGGATGCCAGCGCAGTCTCGGCCATGTCTCGCTACATCGAGGAGCcgcaggccacacagcag CTGATCATGGATGAACAGGATCAACAGCTGGAGATGGTGTCTGGGAGCATCCAGGTTCTGAAGCACATGTCCGGCCGCGTTGGGGAAGAGCTGGATGAGCAGGGCAT CATGCTGGATGCCTTCGCCCAAGAGATGGATCACACCCAGTCCCGCATGGACGGGGTCCGCAGGAAGTTGGCCAAAGTATCCCACATGACGAGTG ACCGCCGACAGTGGTGTGCCATCGCTGTGCTAGTGGGGGTGCTTCTCCTCGTTCTCATCttacttttctctctctga
- the NACC1 gene encoding nucleus accumbens-associated protein 1 isoform X2 has protein sequence MAQTLQMEIPNFGNSILECLNEQRLQGLYCDVSVVVKGHAFKAHRAVLAASSSYFRDLFNNSRSAVVELPAAVQPQSFQQILSFCYTGRLSMNVGDQFLLMYTAGFLQIQEIMEKGTEFFLKVSSPSCDSQGLHAEEAPSSEPQSPVAQTSGWPACSTPLPLVSRVKTEQQESDSVQCMPVAKRLWDSGQKEAGGGGNGSRKMAKFSTPDLAANRPHQPPPPQQAPVVAAAQPAVATGAGQPAGGVAAAGGVVSGPSTSERTSPGTSSAYTSDSPGSYHNEEDEEEDGGEEGMDEQYRQICNMYTMYSMMNVGQTAEKVEALPEQVAPESRNRIRVRQDLASLPAELINQIGNRCHPKLYDEGDPSEKLELVTGTNVYITRAQLMNCHVSAGTRHKVLLRRLLASFFDRNTLANSCGTGIRSSTNDPRRKPLDSRVLHAVKYYCQNFAPNFKESEMNAIAADMCTNARRVVRKSWMPKVKVLKAEDDAYTTFISETGKIEPDMMGVEHGFENASHEGEAGPSAEALQ, from the exons ATGGCCCAGACACTGCAAATGGAGATCCCGAACTTCGGCAACAGCATCCTGGAGTGCCTCAATGAGCAACGGCTGCAGGGCCTGTACTGTGATGTGTCAGTGGTGGTCAAGGGCCATGCCTTCAAGGCCCACCGGGCCGTGCTTGCTGCCAGCAGCTCCTACTTCCGGGACCTGTTCAACAACAGCCGCAGCGCCGTGGTGGAGCTGCCGGCGGCCGTGCAGCCCCAGTCTTTCCAGCAGATCCTCAGCTTCTGCTACACGGGCCGGCTGAGCATGAACGTGGGTGACCAGTTCCTGCTCATGTACACGGCTGGCTTCCTGCAGATCCAGGAGATCATGGAGAAGGGCACCGAGTTCTTCCTCAAGGTGAGCTCCCCGAGCTGCGACTCCCAGGGCCTGCACGCGGAGGAGGCCCCATCGTCGGAGCCCCAGAGCCCCGTGGCGCAGACATCGGGCTGGCCAGCCTGTAGCACCCCGCTGCCCCTCGTGTCGCGGGTGAAGACGGAGCAGCAGGAGTCGGACTCCGTGCAGTGCATGCCCGTGGCCAAGCGGCTGTGGGACAGTGGCCAGAAGGAGGCCGGGGGGGGCGGCAATGGCAGCCGCAAGATGGCCAAGTTCTCCACGCCGGACCTGGCTGCCAACCGGCCTCACCAGCCCCCGCCACCCCAACAGGCTCCGGTGGTGGCAGCAGCCCAGCCCGCCGTGGCCACGGGAGCAGGGCAGCCGGCCGGTGGGGTGGCGGCAGCAGGGGGTGTGGTGAGTGGGCCCAGCACGTCGGAGCGGACCAGCCCAGGCACCTCAAGCGCCTACACCAGCGACAGCCCTGGCTCGTACCACaatgaggaggatgaggaggaggacgGTGGTGAGGAGGGCATGGATGAGCAGTACCGGCAGATCTGCAACATGTACACCATGTACAGCATGATGAATGTCGGCCAGACAG CTGAGAAGGTGGAGGCCCTCCCGGAGCAGGTAGCCCCTGAGTCCCGAAATCGCATCCGGGTTCGGCAAGACCTGGCATCTCTCCCAGCTGAACTTATCAACCAGATTGGGAACCGCTGCCACCCCAAGCTCTACGACGAGGGCGACCCCTCTGAGAAGCTGGAGCTGGTGACAG GCACCAACGTGTACATCACAAGGGCGCAGCTGATGAACTGCCACGTCAGCGCAGGCACGCGGCACAAGGTCCTACTGCGGCGGCTCCTGGCCTCCTTCTTTGACCG GAACACACTGGCCAATAGCTGCGGCACCGGCATCCGCTCTTCTACCAACGATCCCCGTCGGAAGCCCCTGGACAGCCGCGTGCTCCACGCCGTCAAGT ACTACTGCCAGAACTTCGCCCCCAACTTCAAGGAGAGCGAGATGAATGCCATCGCGGCCGACATGTGCACCAATGCCCGCCGCGTCGTGCGCAAGAGCTGGATGCCCAAGGTCAAAGTGCTCAAGGCTGAGGATGACGCCTACACCACCTTCATCAGTGAAACGGGCAAGATCGAGCCGGACATGATGGGTGTGGAGCATGGCTTCGAGAACGCCAGCCATGAGGGCGAGGCGGGTCCCTCGGCCGAAGCCCTGCAGTAA
- the IER2 gene encoding immediate early response gene 2 protein: MEVQKEAQRIMTLSVWKMYHSRMQRGGLRLHRSLQLSLVMRSARELYLSAKVEALEPEVSLPAALPSDPRLHPPREAESTAETATPDGEHPSPEPMDTQEAPTAEETSACCAPRPAKVSRKRRSSSLSDGGDAGLVPSKKARLEEKEEEEGASSEVAGRLQPPPAQAEGAFPNLARVLQRRFSGLLNCSPAAPPTAPPACEAKPACRPADSMLNVLVRAVVAF, translated from the coding sequence ATGGAAGTGCAGAAGGAGGCACAGCGCATCATGACCCTGTCGGTGTGGAAGATGTATCACTCCCGCATGCAGCGCGGTGGCCTGCGGCTGCACCGGAGTCTGCAGCTGTCGCTGGTCATGCGCAGCGCCCGGGAGCTCTACCTCTCGGCCAAGGTGGAGGCCCTCGAGCCCGAGGTGTCCTTGCCGGCCGCCCTCCCCTCTGACCCTCGCCTGCACCCGCCCCGGGAAGCCGAGTCCACGGCCGAGACAGCGACCCCCGACGGTGAGCACCCGTCTCCGGAGCCAATGGACACGCAGGAGGCGCCAACAGCCGAGGAGACCTCCGCCTGCTGTGCCCCGCGCCCCGCCAAAGTCAGCCGCAAACGACGCAGCAGCAGCCTGAGCGACGGCGGGGACGCTGGACTGGTCCCGAGCAAGAAAGCCCGtctggaagaaaaggaagaagaggagggggcGTCATCCGAAGTCGCCGGTCGCCTGCAGCCCCCTCCGGCGCAAGCGGAAGGCGCCTTTCCCAACCTGGCCCGCGTCCTGCAGAGGCGCTTCTCCGGCCTCCTGAACTGCAGCCCCGCGGCCCCTCCGACGGCGCCGCCCGCGTGCGAGGCAAAGCCCGCCTGCCGCCCGGCGGACAGCATGCTCAACGTGCTCGTGCGGGCCGTGGTGGCCTTCTGA
- the STX10 gene encoding syntaxin-10 isoform X3 yields the protein MSLEDPFFVVRGEVQKAVNTARGLYQRWCELLQESAAVGREELDWTTNELRNGLRSIEWDLEDLEETIGIVEANPGKFKLPAGDLQERKVFVERMREAVQEMKDHMVSPTAVAFLERNNRELIMDEQDQQLEMVSGSIQVLKHMSGRVGEELDEQGIMLDAFAQEMDHTQSRMDGVRRKLAKVSHMTSGESPRGRGQSWWGQFVSGTLSPCDPCPSRSQTADSGVPSLC from the exons ATGTCTCTCGAAGACCCCTTTTTTGTAGTCCGAGG CGAGGTGCAGAAGGCGGTGAACACGGCCCGCGGGCTGTACCAGCGCTGGTGCGAGCTCCTGCAGGAAAGCGCGGCGGTCGGACGCGAGGAGCTGGACTGGACGACCAATGAGCTGCGGAATGGCCTGCGCAGCATCGAGTGGGACCTCGAGGACCTGGAAGAGACCATCG GTATAGTGGAAGCCAACCCAGGCAAGTTCAAGCTCCCCGCCGGGGACCTGCAGGAGAGAAAGGTGTTCGTGGAGCGGATGCGAGAGGCAGTCCAG GAAATGAAGGACCATATGGTCAGCCCAACAGCCGTAGCATTTTTGGAGAGGAATAACAGAGAG CTGATCATGGATGAACAGGATCAACAGCTGGAGATGGTGTCTGGGAGCATCCAGGTTCTGAAGCACATGTCCGGCCGCGTTGGGGAAGAGCTGGATGAGCAGGGCAT CATGCTGGATGCCTTCGCCCAAGAGATGGATCACACCCAGTCCCGCATGGACGGGGTCCGCAGGAAGTTGGCCAAAGTATCCCACATGACGAGTGGTGAGTCCCCTCGGGGGAGGGGTCAGTCCTGGTGGGGGCAGTTTGTAAGTGGTACCCTCTCCCCCTGTGACCCCTGCCCTTCTCGTTCCCAGACCGCCGACAGTGGTGTGCCATCGCTGTGCTAG
- the NACC1 gene encoding nucleus accumbens-associated protein 1 isoform X1 — protein sequence MAQTLQMEIPNFGNSILECLNEQRLQGLYCDVSVVVKGHAFKAHRAVLAASSSYFRDLFNNSRSAVVELPAAVQPQSFQQILSFCYTGRLSMNVGDQFLLMYTAGFLQIQEIMEKGTEFFLKVSSPSCDSQGLHAEEAPSSEPQSPVAQTSGWPACSTPLPLVSRVKTEQQESDSVQCMPVAKRLWDSGQKEAGGGGNGSRKMAKFSTPDLAANRPHQPPPPQQAPVVAAAQPAVATGAGQPAGGVAAAGGVVSGPSTSERTSPGTSSAYTSDSPGSYHNEEDEEEDGGEEGMDEQYRQICNMYTMYSMMNVGQTGEVLPCPPTTQPPLPLLPLARHSLPAAEKVEALPEQVAPESRNRIRVRQDLASLPAELINQIGNRCHPKLYDEGDPSEKLELVTGTNVYITRAQLMNCHVSAGTRHKVLLRRLLASFFDRNTLANSCGTGIRSSTNDPRRKPLDSRVLHAVKYYCQNFAPNFKESEMNAIAADMCTNARRVVRKSWMPKVKVLKAEDDAYTTFISETGKIEPDMMGVEHGFENASHEGEAGPSAEALQ from the exons ATGGCCCAGACACTGCAAATGGAGATCCCGAACTTCGGCAACAGCATCCTGGAGTGCCTCAATGAGCAACGGCTGCAGGGCCTGTACTGTGATGTGTCAGTGGTGGTCAAGGGCCATGCCTTCAAGGCCCACCGGGCCGTGCTTGCTGCCAGCAGCTCCTACTTCCGGGACCTGTTCAACAACAGCCGCAGCGCCGTGGTGGAGCTGCCGGCGGCCGTGCAGCCCCAGTCTTTCCAGCAGATCCTCAGCTTCTGCTACACGGGCCGGCTGAGCATGAACGTGGGTGACCAGTTCCTGCTCATGTACACGGCTGGCTTCCTGCAGATCCAGGAGATCATGGAGAAGGGCACCGAGTTCTTCCTCAAGGTGAGCTCCCCGAGCTGCGACTCCCAGGGCCTGCACGCGGAGGAGGCCCCATCGTCGGAGCCCCAGAGCCCCGTGGCGCAGACATCGGGCTGGCCAGCCTGTAGCACCCCGCTGCCCCTCGTGTCGCGGGTGAAGACGGAGCAGCAGGAGTCGGACTCCGTGCAGTGCATGCCCGTGGCCAAGCGGCTGTGGGACAGTGGCCAGAAGGAGGCCGGGGGGGGCGGCAATGGCAGCCGCAAGATGGCCAAGTTCTCCACGCCGGACCTGGCTGCCAACCGGCCTCACCAGCCCCCGCCACCCCAACAGGCTCCGGTGGTGGCAGCAGCCCAGCCCGCCGTGGCCACGGGAGCAGGGCAGCCGGCCGGTGGGGTGGCGGCAGCAGGGGGTGTGGTGAGTGGGCCCAGCACGTCGGAGCGGACCAGCCCAGGCACCTCAAGCGCCTACACCAGCGACAGCCCTGGCTCGTACCACaatgaggaggatgaggaggaggacgGTGGTGAGGAGGGCATGGATGAGCAGTACCGGCAGATCTGCAACATGTACACCATGTACAGCATGATGAATGTCGGCCAGACAGGTGAGGTGCTGCCCTGTCCCCCTACCACCCAGCCACCCCTGCCCCTCTTGCCACTTGCACGCCACTCTCTCCCTGCAGCTGAGAAGGTGGAGGCCCTCCCGGAGCAGGTAGCCCCTGAGTCCCGAAATCGCATCCGGGTTCGGCAAGACCTGGCATCTCTCCCAGCTGAACTTATCAACCAGATTGGGAACCGCTGCCACCCCAAGCTCTACGACGAGGGCGACCCCTCTGAGAAGCTGGAGCTGGTGACAG GCACCAACGTGTACATCACAAGGGCGCAGCTGATGAACTGCCACGTCAGCGCAGGCACGCGGCACAAGGTCCTACTGCGGCGGCTCCTGGCCTCCTTCTTTGACCG GAACACACTGGCCAATAGCTGCGGCACCGGCATCCGCTCTTCTACCAACGATCCCCGTCGGAAGCCCCTGGACAGCCGCGTGCTCCACGCCGTCAAGT ACTACTGCCAGAACTTCGCCCCCAACTTCAAGGAGAGCGAGATGAATGCCATCGCGGCCGACATGTGCACCAATGCCCGCCGCGTCGTGCGCAAGAGCTGGATGCCCAAGGTCAAAGTGCTCAAGGCTGAGGATGACGCCTACACCACCTTCATCAGTGAAACGGGCAAGATCGAGCCGGACATGATGGGTGTGGAGCATGGCTTCGAGAACGCCAGCCATGAGGGCGAGGCGGGTCCCTCGGCCGAAGCCCTGCAGTAA
- the STX10 gene encoding syntaxin-10 isoform X1: MSLEDPFFVVRGEVQKAVNTARGLYQRWCELLQESAAVGREELDWTTNELRNGLRSIEWDLEDLEETIGIVEANPGKFKLPAGDLQERKVFVERMREAVQEMKDHMVSPTAVAFLERNNREILAGKPAAQKSPSDLLDASAVSAMSRYIEEPQATQQLIMDEQDQQLEMVSGSIQVLKHMSGRVGEELDEQGIMLDAFAQEMDHTQSRMDGVRRKLAKVSHMTSGESPRGRGQSWWGQFVSGTLSPCDPCPSRSQTADSGVPSLC; the protein is encoded by the exons ATGTCTCTCGAAGACCCCTTTTTTGTAGTCCGAGG CGAGGTGCAGAAGGCGGTGAACACGGCCCGCGGGCTGTACCAGCGCTGGTGCGAGCTCCTGCAGGAAAGCGCGGCGGTCGGACGCGAGGAGCTGGACTGGACGACCAATGAGCTGCGGAATGGCCTGCGCAGCATCGAGTGGGACCTCGAGGACCTGGAAGAGACCATCG GTATAGTGGAAGCCAACCCAGGCAAGTTCAAGCTCCCCGCCGGGGACCTGCAGGAGAGAAAGGTGTTCGTGGAGCGGATGCGAGAGGCAGTCCAG GAAATGAAGGACCATATGGTCAGCCCAACAGCCGTAGCATTTTTGGAGAGGAATAACAGAGAG ATACTGGCAGGCAAGCCAGCTGCCCAGAAGTCACCCAGCGACCTGCTGGATGCCAGCGCAGTCTCGGCCATGTCTCGCTACATCGAGGAGCcgcaggccacacagcag CTGATCATGGATGAACAGGATCAACAGCTGGAGATGGTGTCTGGGAGCATCCAGGTTCTGAAGCACATGTCCGGCCGCGTTGGGGAAGAGCTGGATGAGCAGGGCAT CATGCTGGATGCCTTCGCCCAAGAGATGGATCACACCCAGTCCCGCATGGACGGGGTCCGCAGGAAGTTGGCCAAAGTATCCCACATGACGAGTGGTGAGTCCCCTCGGGGGAGGGGTCAGTCCTGGTGGGGGCAGTTTGTAAGTGGTACCCTCTCCCCCTGTGACCCCTGCCCTTCTCGTTCCCAGACCGCCGACAGTGGTGTGCCATCGCTGTGCTAG